A window of Sphingomonas astaxanthinifaciens DSM 22298 genomic DNA:
TCGTCGATCATCGCGCGGACCTTGCCGCTCGCGGCGCCGACCACGAACACGTCGCCGACCTTGAGCGTGCCGCGCTGGACGAGCACGGTCGCGAGCGGACCGCGGCCCTTGTCGAGCTTGGCCTCGATCACCGTGCCTTCGGCGGCGCGGTCCGGATTGGCCTTGAGCTCGAGGATTTCCGCCTGGAGCGCGATCGCGTCGAGGAGCCCGTCGAGGTTGGTGCCCTTGAGCGCCGAGACCTCCACGTCCTGGACGTCGCCGCCCAGCTGCTCGACCACGATCTCGTGCTGCAGCAGTTCCTCGCGGACGCGCTGCGGCTTGGCTTCGGGCTTGTCGATCTTGTTGATCGCCACGATCATCGGCACGCCGGCGGCCTTGGTGTGGTTGATCGCCTCGACCGTCTGCGGACGCAGGCCGTCGTCGGCCGCAACCACCAGCACAACGATGTCGGTGACGTTGGCACCGCGGGCGCGCATCTCCGAGAAGGCTTCGTGGCCCGGGGTGTCGAGGAAGGTCAGCTCGCTGCCGTCCGCGACCTTCACCTGATAGGCGCCGATGTGCTGGGTGATGCCGCCGGCTTCGCCCGACGCGACCTTGGCGCCGCGGATGGCGTCGAGGAGCGAGGTCTTGCCGTGGTCGACGTGGCCCATGATGGTCACCACCGGCGGACGCGGCTGGAGCGTCTCGGGGGCATCGACGTCGGTCGCGGTGTCGATGTCGACATCGCTGTCGCTGACACGCTTGATGTTGTGCCCGAACTCGGTGACCAGCAGCTCGGCCGTGTCCTGGTCGATCGACTGGTTGACGGTGACGGGCGTGCCCATCTTGAACAGCGCCTTCACCAGGTCCGCGGCCTTTTCGGCCATGCGGTTGGCGAGCTCGCCGACGGTGATGCTCTCGGGCACCACGACGTCACGGACCTGCTTCTCGCGCGGACCCGACTGGGCGTAGGCGCGCTTTTCCTTCTCGCGGGCACGACGCAGCGCGGCGAGGCTGCGGGCGCGATCGTCGTCGCCCGACAGCGCGCGGCTGACGGTCAGCTTGCCCGAGTGACGGCGGTCGTCGCCACGCTGGCCCGGACGGGCCGGACGCGCGGGCTCGGGCCGGCGCGGGCTCGACGGCGCACCGCCCGAGGGAGCGGAGGCGGTCGGCGCGGCGGCGGCGGGTGCCGGACGAGGTTGGGGCGGCGGGGGCCGGCGGACCGGCTGGAACATCTGGCCCGGACGACCGGCGACGGTGCGCGGGGCAGGGGCCTCGGGAGCCGGCGCGGGGGCCTGCGCCTCGGCTTCGGCCTTGGCGGCGGCGGCATCGGCTTCCTCGGCCGCGCGCGCCTCGTCGGCGATCCGGCGCTTGGCGTCTTCCTCGGCCTGCCGCGCGGCCTCTTCCTCGGCCTTGCGATTGTCCTCGGCGCGCTTCTTCTCGTCCTCGGTCGCGTTGAGCTTGGCCTGCTCCTCGCGGCGGCGGGCGTCCTCGAGCGCGGCCATGCGCGCTTCCTCGGCCTCGCGCAGCAGGCGGGCCTGCATCTCCTTGCGCGCGGCGATGTCGTCGGCGCTCGAGCGCTTCGGCGCCGCCGGGGCCGGGGCGGGCGCGGGGGCACGCGCCGGAGCCGGGGCGGGCGCCGGGGCCTGCGCCTCGGGTTCGGGCGCAGCCGCGGGGGCCTCGCCCGGACGGCCAAGGATGCGGCGCTTCTTGACCTCGACCACGACCGTGTTCGAGCGGCCATGGCTGAAGCTCTGCTTGACCTTGCCGGTCTCGACCGTGCGCTTGATGCCCAGCGGCGGCCGGGTACCCAGCTTCGGCTTGTCGGTCTGGTCGCTCATAAATTCCTTTGTCTACTCGTCGTCGGCGGTGCGTTGACCGGCGGCATCGTCGCCGCGGCCTAGCAAGCCAGGTCCTACAATGAAAGCGCGCCAGCGATTGAGCGCGTGGGTCACGCGGCTGGCAGCTCCCGGGTCCGTCAGTGCGGCATGTACCACATTTTCGCGCCCCAGCGCCATGCTCAAGATGGTGCGCGAGGCGGGGATTTCCAAGCCGTGCCGGTGGCCGAGCTCTTCCGAGCCGCCCACGCGCCAGGCCTGGTCGAGCTTGCGGCGGCCGTCGGCGCCGGCGTCGGCGGCATGGAGCAGCAGGTGAACCTTGCCCATTCGCGCGGCCTGTTCGACCCGGTCGGCGCCGTTGATCAGCGTGCCCGAACGCGCCTCCATCCCCAGCCGGTCGAGCGCGGCGCGAGACAGCGCCTGCTCGATCTTCTCGGGCAGATCGGCCGGAACCTCCGCCGCCTGGCCCTTGAACGCGCGGGCGAGCGCACCCTTCAATTTGCCCTTGGCCATCGCGGTCTCGAGCTCGGCGCGGCCGACCCCGATCCAGGCGCCCCGGCCCGGCGCCTTGGCGCGCACGTCGGGATGGACCTGCCCGTCGGGTCCGAGGACCAGCCGGATCAGCTCGTCGCGCGGGGCGGTGCGCCGGGTGAGTATGCAGCTGCGCTGAGGGCCCGTCTCCTGCGCAAGCAGGAGCCCGGTGCCTTCATCCGCCGAACACTGGGCCCCCGCCTGCGCGGGGGAACAGTCTAGATCGCCGTCATTGCGAGGATTCCGCATCGGCGGCCTCCTCGGTCTGCGGCGCAGGCGCCTCGTCCTCGAACCAGTGGGCGCGGGCGGCCATGATGATCTCGTTGCCCTGCTCTTCCGACAGGCCATATTCGGCCAGCACGCCGCCCTTGTCGCCTTCGCGCGCCGGGCCGGCATTTTCGGCGCGGCGGCGCGGCTCGGGCCGCTTCTTCTGGATGAGCTCGTCGGTGGCGAGGTCGGCGAGGTCGTCGAGCGTGCGGATATTGGCCTTGCCCAGCGTCACCAGCATCTGCTCGGTGAGGTGCGGAAGCTCGGCCAGCGCATCGTCGACGCCAAGCGCGCGGCGTTCCTCGCGGGCCGCGGCCTCGCGCCGCTCGAGCGCTTCGCCGGCACGGCTCTGGAGCTCGCCCGCAATGTCGTCGTCGAGGCCCTCGATCGAGGCGATCTCGTCGGTCTCGACGTAGGCCACTTCCTCGAGGCTGGTGAATCCTTCAGCGACCAGCAGCTGGGCCAGCGTCTCGTCGACGTCGAGCTCGTTCTGGAACATCTCCGAGCGCTCGACGAACTCGCGCTGGCGCTTCTCGCTGGCGTCGGCTTCGGTGAGGATGTCGATCTGCGACGCGGTCAGCTGGCTCGCCAGGCGGACGTTCTGGCCGCGGCGGCCGATCGCGAGGCTGAGCTGGTCGTCGGGGACCACCACCTCGATCCGGCTCTCTTCCTCGTCGATGACGACTCGGGCGACGGTCGCGGGCTGGAGCGCGTTGACCACGAAGGTCGCGGTGTCCTCGCTCCACGGGATGATGTCGATCTTCTCGCCCTGCAGCTCCTGGACCACCGCCTGGACGCGGCTGCCCTTCATGCCGACGCAGGCGCCGACCGGGTCGATCGAGCTGTCGTAGCTGATCACGCCGATCTTGGCGCGGCTGCCCGGGTCGCGGGCGGCGGCCTTGATCTCGATGATCCCGTCGTAGATCTCGGGAACTTCCTGCGCGAACAGCTTCTTCATGAAGTCGGGGTGCGCGCGGCTGAGGAAGATCTGGGGCCCGCGGGTCTCGCGGGCGACACGCAGGATCAAGCTGCGGACGCGGTCGCCGACGCGGTGCATTTCGCGCGGGATCTGCGCGTCGCGGCGGATCACGCCCTCGGCGCGGCCGAGGTCGACGACCACGTGGCCGAACTCGACCCGCTTGACGACGCCGGTGATGACTTCGCCGACGCGGTCCTTGAATTCCTCATACTGACGCTCGCGCTCGGCGTCGCGGACCTTCTGGAAGATGACCTGCTTCGCGGCCTGGGCGGCGATGCGGCCGAACTCGATCGGGGGCAGGGGATCGACGATGAAGTCGCCGACCGCGGCGTCGCCCTTGAGCTTCTGCGCGCCCTTGAGGTCGATCTGCTTGTAATAATCCTCGGGGGTCTCCTCGACCACTTCGAGGACGCGCCACAGGCGCAGGTCGCCCGACTGCGGGTCGAGCTTGGCGCGGATGTCGTTCTCGGCGCCGTAGCGGGCGCGGGCGGCGCGCTGGATCGCGTCCTCCATCGCCTCGATGACGATGCCGCGGTCGATCAGCTTCTCGCGGGCGACGCTGTCGGCGATGGCGAGCAGCTCGGCCTTGTTGGCCGTGGCGGCAGCAGGAGCGGCAGTAGCCATGATGGTCAGTCTTCCTCTTGGGTGAGTAGTTCGTCGGCCCCGTCGGTCGAAAGGGGCATGGTGGCGGCGATCAGGCGGTCGGTGAGCAGCAGCTTGGCCGACTGGATGGCGTCGAAGGGAATCGGGCGGGTGCCCTGCGAGCCCGAGATGAGGATCGTCTCGCCCTCGACCCCCTCGATGTCGCCGGTGACCTGCTTGGCCCCGTCGACCTCGCGGGCGAGGCGGAGGCGGGCCTCATGGCCCTGCCAGTCGGTGAAATCCTTGAGCCGGGTCAGCGGTCGGTCGATCCCGGGTGAGCTCACCTCGAGCCGGTAGGCGCCCTCGATCGGGTCCTTGCCCGCTTCCTCGAGCGCATCGAGCTTTTCCGAAATGCGGCGCGACAGCGCCTCGCAGTCGGCGAGGTCGAGCTGGCGAGTATCGGGGCGCTCGGCCATGACCTGGAGCGTCGGGTCCGACTTGCCGCCGACCATCGCGACTCGCACGAGGTCGAAGCCGAGCGCCTTGGCCTCGGTTTCGATCAGTGCGGTCAATCCAGCGTCCATGAAGGCCCCGTGCGAAAGTCCAAACCCCCTCGGACCGCCGCGGGAACCCGGGCAGCCTCGCCAGCATCAGCGATGTGAGGAGGAGAACCCTCTATAGGGACGAAGCCCGGCCCGTGCAATGGGCGGCCGGGGGCTCAATGCGCGCGGAAGACCCAGTAGCGATTGAGGATGAAGGACAGCACCGGGGTCGCCGCCATCATCAGTGGCACCGGGGCGAGCGGCGGCAGGCCGAGCGCGTGGACGGTCAGCCAGATCCAGAAATTGTTGATCGCGAAGGCGACTCCCGAGGCGGTCATGAAACGGCCGAGCTGGAGCGTCTCGCTGTCCTTGCGCCCGCCCTTGAAGCTCCACCGGCTGTGGATAGTGTAGCCCGCGACGAGCCCGCAGGCGGTGCTGCCGATGTTGGCGATGAAGGGGCTGAGGTGCTGGAGCACCAGCGCCGAATAGATGAGCGCGGCAAACTGCGTCACCAGCAGCCCCGCCACGATGTAGCGCAGCAGCTGGCGCGAGGCCGGGTGGGCAAGGACCTGCTGGGCCCGGCGCTTGTGGCCGGCCAGCTGCGCGCGAAGCATCAGGCAGCCTCGACCGTGACGTTCTCGGCCGCCTTGGCGGGCCGGATTTCGTTGGTCAGCGGCCCCAGCCGCTCGGTGCTGGTGAACAGGGGCGAGCGGACCAGCCCCATCTTGCAGGCGCGATAGAGGATCGCGGTCCGCAGCACGCCGAAGCCATAGGTGCAGCTGCGCCGGAAGTTGATGCTCGAGGCTTCGGCGAAATAGCGCGTCGGGCAGCTGATCTCGCCGATGTTGAAGCCCTTCCACATGGTCTGAGCGATCATCTGGTTGTCGAACACGAAATCGTCCGAACAGGCGGGGAGGGCGAGCTCCTCCAGCACCTTGCGGCTCCAGGCGCGGTAGCCGGTGTGATATTCGCTGAGCTTGGCGCCCATCAGCAAATTCTGGAACGCTGTCAGCAGCCGGTTGGCGACATATTTGTAGAGCGGCATCCCGCCGCTAAGCGCGCCGTTGCCGAGGATTCGCGAGGCGAAGACCGCGTCATAATGACCCGAGGCGATCATCCCCGCCAT
This region includes:
- the nusA gene encoding transcription termination factor NusA — protein: MATAAPAAATANKAELLAIADSVAREKLIDRGIVIEAMEDAIQRAARARYGAENDIRAKLDPQSGDLRLWRVLEVVEETPEDYYKQIDLKGAQKLKGDAAVGDFIVDPLPPIEFGRIAAQAAKQVIFQKVRDAERERQYEEFKDRVGEVITGVVKRVEFGHVVVDLGRAEGVIRRDAQIPREMHRVGDRVRSLILRVARETRGPQIFLSRAHPDFMKKLFAQEVPEIYDGIIEIKAAARDPGSRAKIGVISYDSSIDPVGACVGMKGSRVQAVVQELQGEKIDIIPWSEDTATFVVNALQPATVARVVIDEEESRIEVVVPDDQLSLAIGRRGQNVRLASQLTASQIDILTEADASEKRQREFVERSEMFQNELDVDETLAQLLVAEGFTSLEEVAYVETDEIASIEGLDDDIAGELQSRAGEALERREAAAREERRALGVDDALAELPHLTEQMLVTLGKANIRTLDDLADLATDELIQKKRPEPRRRAENAGPAREGDKGGVLAEYGLSEEQGNEIIMAARAHWFEDEAPAPQTEEAADAESSQ
- a CDS encoding glycosyltransferase family 2 protein, yielding MINGQRVAVVLPAYNADKTLERTYNEIDFSIVDDVILVDDCSKDRTSDLARELGIHTAEHSRNRGYGGNQKTCYSIALERGADIVVMLHPDYQYSPKLLPAMAGMIASGHYDAVFASRILGNGALSGGMPLYKYVANRLLTAFQNLLMGAKLSEYHTGYRAWSRKVLEELALPACSDDFVFDNQMIAQTMWKGFNIGEISCPTRYFAEASSINFRRSCTYGFGVLRTAILYRACKMGLVRSPLFTSTERLGPLTNEIRPAKAAENVTVEAA
- a CDS encoding DUF448 domain-containing protein — protein: MRNPRNDGDLDCSPAQAGAQCSADEGTGLLLAQETGPQRSCILTRRTAPRDELIRLVLGPDGQVHPDVRAKAPGRGAWIGVGRAELETAMAKGKLKGALARAFKGQAAEVPADLPEKIEQALSRAALDRLGMEARSGTLINGADRVEQAARMGKVHLLLHAADAGADGRRKLDQAWRVGGSEELGHRHGLEIPASRTILSMALGRENVVHAALTDPGAASRVTHALNRWRAFIVGPGLLGRGDDAAGQRTADDE
- the infB gene encoding translation initiation factor IF-2 encodes the protein MSDQTDKPKLGTRPPLGIKRTVETGKVKQSFSHGRSNTVVVEVKKRRILGRPGEAPAAAPEPEAQAPAPAPAPARAPAPAPAPAAPKRSSADDIAARKEMQARLLREAEEARMAALEDARRREEQAKLNATEDEKKRAEDNRKAEEEAARQAEEDAKRRIADEARAAEEADAAAAKAEAEAQAPAPAPEAPAPRTVAGRPGQMFQPVRRPPPPQPRPAPAAAAPTASAPSGGAPSSPRRPEPARPARPGQRGDDRRHSGKLTVSRALSGDDDRARSLAALRRAREKEKRAYAQSGPREKQVRDVVVPESITVGELANRMAEKAADLVKALFKMGTPVTVNQSIDQDTAELLVTEFGHNIKRVSDSDVDIDTATDVDAPETLQPRPPVVTIMGHVDHGKTSLLDAIRGAKVASGEAGGITQHIGAYQVKVADGSELTFLDTPGHEAFSEMRARGANVTDIVVLVVAADDGLRPQTVEAINHTKAAGVPMIVAINKIDKPEAKPQRVREELLQHEIVVEQLGGDVQDVEVSALKGTNLDGLLDAIALQAEILELKANPDRAAEGTVIEAKLDKGRGPLATVLVQRGTLKVGDVFVVGAASGKVRAMIDDHGRQVKQAGPSMPVEVLGLGSVPSAGDQLTVVENEARAREVAAYRQGVLDRKRTTAAPMSLENMFANKASTTIEFPLVIKADVQGSAEAIVNALNRISTDEIKVRILSSGVGAITESDVTLASATGAPIIGFNVRPNAKAREVAARNKTELRYYDVIYHLTDWAKEAMAGNLGPEIIETVVGRARVQEVFPAGKRDKAAGLLVLEGVIRKGLHARLTREDVIVSKTTISSLRRFKDDVAQVIAGLECGVLLADTNDIKAGDNLEVFEVEERARTL
- the rimP gene encoding ribosome maturation protein RimP, which produces MDAGLTALIETEAKALGFDLVRVAMVGGKSDPTLQVMAERPDTRQLDLADCEALSRRISEKLDALEEAGKDPIEGAYRLEVSSPGIDRPLTRLKDFTDWQGHEARLRLAREVDGAKQVTGDIEGVEGETILISGSQGTRPIPFDAIQSAKLLLTDRLIAATMPLSTDGADELLTQEED
- a CDS encoding GtrA family protein; its protein translation is MLRAQLAGHKRRAQQVLAHPASRQLLRYIVAGLLVTQFAALIYSALVLQHLSPFIANIGSTACGLVAGYTIHSRWSFKGGRKDSETLQLGRFMTASGVAFAINNFWIWLTVHALGLPPLAPVPLMMAATPVLSFILNRYWVFRAH